A genome region from Anopheles stephensi strain Indian chromosome 2, UCI_ANSTEP_V1.0, whole genome shotgun sequence includes the following:
- the LOC118502956 gene encoding major royal jelly protein 1, with translation MHRWSLVAVLLCSGVLCAYVSRCQADGSHKMEVVKQWNLLNYNFPWDYPAASKEFYNPENVVATGLEVGYDRIFIATPRLFSGVPATVSSIPRGTNGDSPVLQAYPDWTHHRAATKEYNCSDIGLVSVYRLRIDSCNRLWALDAGVSRSLEDFEVTCPPKILVYDLHTDQVVRRIDFPPEVVRRESLYTNLIVDETTSRPENNCDDVFVYITDTVAPGIVVYDSGKDLTWRVSHPAMYPDPDFAESSILEHRFTLMDGIVGLAFDMEAGIVYFQPLATDRIFSVTTAALRAGPLPFGKDLPVKLVGRKSSQGIGLGASPRGGTIFYSPLSETAVASWNPRTNEHQILVQDQEKIQFAADLRTPDRDGTALYVLTSKFHRFFLKNLDANEFNTRILRIDGVAIPSGQLATQSHLRPTIPYDTLHGNAYYHPSVVLPVPYKPLPPGQSIALPPAATTSNPVSVFNSQNMPFGHHGLFTKQSSFGHSTILGQGKPSQPFFSLNNGEKSFPPSSIGSRPQYGASGAPIFVPKINQNFNDLNLLRYRKSVNATAVH, from the exons ATGCACCGCTGGAGCTTAGTGGCGGTCCTGCTGTGCAGCGGCGTGCTGTGCGCGTACGTTTCCCGCTGCCAGGCTGACGGTTCGCACAAGATGGAGGTCGTCAAGCAGTGGAACCTGCTCAACTACAACTTCCCGTGGGACTACCCGGCCGCCAGCAAAGAGTTCTACAACCCGGAAAATGTCGTCGCCACCGGGCTGGAGGTAGGGTACGATCGAATCTTTATTGCGACACCGCGCCTTTTCTCGGGCGTACCGGCCACAGTTTCGAGCATTCCGCGCGGCACCAACGGTGACTCACCGGTGCTGCAAGCCTACCCGGACTGGACGCACCATCGTGCCGCTACCAAGGAGTACAACTGCTCCGACATTGGGCTGGTGTCGGTGTACCGGTTGCGTATCGATTCCTGCAACCGACTGTGGGCGCTGGACGCAGGTGTGTCCCGTTCGCTGGAAGACTTCGAGGTGACGTGCCCACCGAAAATTCTCGTGTACGATCTGCACACCGATCAGGTGGTACGGCGCATTGATTTCCCGCCCGAGGTTGTGCGACGCGAATCACTGTACACTAACCTGATCGTGGACGAAACGACGTCCCGGCCGGAGAACAACTGTGACGATGTGTTCGTGTACATTACGGACACGGTTGCACCGGGCATCGTGGTGTACGACAGTGGGAAGGATCTGACGTGGCGCGTTAGCCATCCGGCTATGTATCCCGATCCGGACTTTGCCGAGTCGTCCATTCTGGAGCATCGGTTCACGCTGATGGACGGTATTGTGGGGTTGGCGTTCGACATGGAAGCGGGTATCGTGTACTTCCAGCCGTTGGCAACTGATCG CATTTTCTCCGTGACCACGGCTGCCCTTCGTGCTGGACCGCTGCCCTTCGGAAAGGATCTGCCCGTGAAGCTGGTGGGAAGAAAGTCCTCCCAAGGTATTGGTCTTGGTGCGTCTCCCCGTGGTGGTACCATCTTCTACTCACCGTTGTCCGAAACGGCCGTCGCTTCCTGGAACCCACGAACAAACGAGCATCA GATCCTTGTGCAAGATCAAGAGAAAATCCAGTTTGCTGCCGATCTTCGTACACCGGACCGCGACGGTACCGCTCTCTACGTCCTGACGTCCAAGTTCCATCGGTTCTTCCTGAAAAATCTCGACGCCAATGAGTTCAACACGCGCATCCTTCGCATCGATGGTGTGGCCATTCCAAGCGGTCAGCTCGCCACCCAAAGCCACTTGCGGCCAACGATTCCCTACGACACGCTGCACGGAAACGCTTACTATCACCCTTCTGTCGTACTACCGGTACCGTACAAACCGTTGCCACCGGGACAGAGCATTGCACTGCCACCGGCCGCTACAACCTCCAACCCGGTGAGCGTGTTTAACTCGCAAAACATGCCCTTCGGTCATCACGGGCTTTTCACCAAGCAATCGTCGTTCGGACACAGCACCATCCTGGGACAGGGAAAACCATCGCAACCGTTCTTTTCGCTAAACAACGGTGAAAAGTCATTCCCACCCTCGAGCATCGGTTCACGGCCCCAGTACGGAGCAAGCGGTGCACCGATTTTCGTACCGAAGATCAATCAGAACTTTAACGATCTGAATCTGCTGCGGTATCGGAAGAGCGTAAATGCGACGGCTGTACACTGA